The DNA region CGTCGAGGTGTACGTTGTGAACGTCGACGGCACGGGCCTGACCAACCTGACGAACGACGCCGGGATCGACCAGCAGCCCGTGTTCAGCCCCGACGGGACGAAGATTGTGTTCGAATCGGATCGCGACGGGGATCCCGAGATTTACATCATGAACGTCGATGGAACGGGGCAGACTAACCTGACGAACGACGCCACTGGTGCCGACTTTGACGCTGTGTTCAACCGGATCGGCACGAAGATCGGGTTCGTCTCGACCCGCGACGGTGACAGCGAGGTCTACGTCATGAACCTCGACGGCACGGGTCAGACCAACTTGACGAACGACGCTGCGAACGACTCTGGTCCCGTGTTCAGCCGCGACGGCAGGAAGATAGCGTTCGTCTCCTTCCGCGACGGGAACGACGAGATTTACGTAATGAACGTCAACGGCACGGGGCAGACCAGGCTGACGAACGACGCCGGGACTGACCGGGACCCCGTATTCGACTAGCCGCTCGCCGAACCATGGAACTGGCTACGCATCAACGGCCCGACGAACCGTACGCACCGCTTTCCAGGCTTCATCAGGATTTACGCTTTTGTGTGGTTTCCTGCCGGTGCAATCGTAACAGTCGGCGCGCGTAGGATAAGCGACATATCCGAGGAATCCGCTCTCTTGCTCAACCATCGCAGATCGGGTGCCGCTATCACGGAGCGATCACCCACGCTGTCTGATCGAAACTGATCAGCCACGGGAACGAGAGCACGATCCCGGCTTCTTTGTAGCTGACCTTCGCCTTCATCTCCTTCGTGCCCGCCTGGATGAAGCGCTCTGGATTCGTCGTGATGCTCACCTCGACTATCGAGTCCACCAACGTAGCGATCATGAAGTCCACCTGCTCGTAAGAGTTCGTGTCGTAGTTCCACAGCTCTATCCATTGCCCGATGTTGTTGATCTCGGCGTGCGCCTCCACTCTGAACCGAAGCTCGTTGGGCGTCTCAGTCGGAGAAGTTCCGACGACGATGAGCTGCACCTGGCGCTCGGCTTGGTTCAGCGTGATCCCCGGCAGCACCGTCATCCAGCTGTCGTCGCTGGCGAGCAGGTCGCTCAGCCCGCCGCCGGTAAGAATCCCGCGGAACAGCGAGAAACTGTCGGGCGTGATTTCGCGCACGCCGTCGAGGAACAGCACCCACACTGCGCCACGGTCCTGGCCCCGGCGGTCCCCGTCGTCATCGAAGATTGCCCCCACGGCCAGGTCGTCGAAGCCGTCGCCGTTCACGTCGCCCGCCCCGCTCACGAAAAGGCCGAACCGGTCGCCTGCC from Armatimonadota bacterium includes:
- a CDS encoding FG-GAP repeat protein yields the protein AYPTLSSGRCLTTTTAVTPAARVFSGFDGSILYTLDGDSAGDRFGLFVSGAGDVNGDGFDDLAVGAIFDDDGDRRGQDRGAVWVLFLDGVREITPDSFSLFRGILTGGGLSDLLASDDSWMTVLPGITLNQAERQVQLIVVGTSPTETPNELRFRVEAHAEINNIGQWIELWNYDTNSYEQVDFMIATLVDSIVEVSITTNPERFIQAGTKEMKAKVSYKEAGIVLSFPWLISFDQTAWVIAP